From a region of the Castor canadensis chromosome 7, mCasCan1.hap1v2, whole genome shotgun sequence genome:
- the Nudt13 gene encoding NAD(P)H pyrophosphatase NUDT13, mitochondrial isoform X1, whose translation MFLYYGIACKRKSFWCYRLLSTYVTKTRYLFELKEDDDACKKAQQTGVFYLFHGLAPLLQTSEHRYLVPRLSLLELKRLLGKFGQDAQRIEDSVLIGCSDQHEAWFALDLGLNISSSIYASLPKPEMETELKGSFIELRKAIFQLNSMDSSLLFTAQALLRWHANHQFCSRSGQPTKKNMAGSKRVCPSSKIIYYPQMAPVVITLVSDGVRCLLARQSSFPKGLYSALAGFCDIGESVEEAVRREVAEEVGLEVERLEYSASQHWPFPNSSLMIACHATVKPGQTEIQVNLRELEAAAWFSHDEVATALRRKGPYIQQENETLPFSLPPRLAIAHQLIKEWMERHACSSRLA comes from the exons ATGTTTCTGTATTATGGAATAGCTTGCAAGAGAAAATCTTTTTGGTGCTACAGGCTGCTATCAACATATGTCACTAAGACACG GTATTTATTTGAACTGAAGGAAGATGATGATGCATGTAAAAAGGCCCAGCAGACAGGAGTATTTTACCTCTTTCATGGTCTGGCTCCTTTGCTTCAAACATCAGAACATCGATACCTGGTCCCCAGGCTTAGCCTATTAG aGTTGAAAAGGCTCCTGGGTAAGTTTGGACAGGATGCACAAAGAATAGAAGATTCCGTGCTGATCGGATGCTCTGACCAGCATGAAGCATGGTTTGCTCTGGATCTAGGTCTGAATATCTCCTCTTCCATATATG cTTCCTTACCAAAACCTGAAATGGAGACAGAGCTCAAGGGGTCTTTCATTGAGCTGAGAAAGGCTATTTTTCAGCTGAACTCGATGGATTCCTCCTTGCTATTCACG GCTCAGGCTCTTCTCCGTTGGCATGCTAATCATCAGTTCTGCAGCAGAAGTGGGCAGCCCACCAAGAAGAATATGGCTGGCAGCAAGCGTGTGTGCCCTTCCAGTAAGATCATATATTATCCACAG ATGGCTCCTGTGGTGATCACTCTAGTGTCAGATGGGGTCCGATGCCTGCTTGCCCGCCAGAGCTCCTTTCCCAAGGGACTATATTCTGCCTTGGCAGGTTTTTGTGATATAG GTGAAAGTGTGGAAGAAGCTGTCCGGCGGGAAGTCGCAGAAGAGGTGGGATTGGAAGTGGAAAGACTAGAGTACTCTGCTTCCCAGCACTGGCCCTTTCCCAATAGCTCACTCATGATTGCTTGTCATGCAACTGTGAAACCAGGGCAGACAGAG ATCCAGGTGAACTTGAGAGAACTAGAGGCAGCTGCCTGGTTCAGTCATGATGAGGTGGCCACAGCGCTGAGGAGAAAGGGCCCCTATATTCAGCAAGAGAATGAGACACTCCCATTCTCTTTGCCCCCCAGGTTAGCCATTGCCCACCAACTGATTAAGGAGTGGATGGAAAGACATGCCTGTTCTTCCCGGCTTGCCTAG
- the Nudt13 gene encoding NAD(P)H pyrophosphatase NUDT13, mitochondrial isoform X2, with the protein MKFLEDNMNNSKTFPLLKGRNFNERYLFELKEDDDACKKAQQTGVFYLFHGLAPLLQTSEHRYLVPRLSLLELKRLLGKFGQDAQRIEDSVLIGCSDQHEAWFALDLGLNISSSIYASLPKPEMETELKGSFIELRKAIFQLNSMDSSLLFTAQALLRWHANHQFCSRSGQPTKKNMAGSKRVCPSSKIIYYPQMAPVVITLVSDGVRCLLARQSSFPKGLYSALAGFCDIGESVEEAVRREVAEEVGLEVERLEYSASQHWPFPNSSLMIACHATVKPGQTEIQVNLRELEAAAWFSHDEVATALRRKGPYIQQENETLPFSLPPRLAIAHQLIKEWMERHACSSRLA; encoded by the exons ATGAAGTTTCTTGAAGATAACATGAATAACTCCAAGACCTTCCCTCTTCTAAAAGGAAGAAACTTCAATGAAAG GTATTTATTTGAACTGAAGGAAGATGATGATGCATGTAAAAAGGCCCAGCAGACAGGAGTATTTTACCTCTTTCATGGTCTGGCTCCTTTGCTTCAAACATCAGAACATCGATACCTGGTCCCCAGGCTTAGCCTATTAG aGTTGAAAAGGCTCCTGGGTAAGTTTGGACAGGATGCACAAAGAATAGAAGATTCCGTGCTGATCGGATGCTCTGACCAGCATGAAGCATGGTTTGCTCTGGATCTAGGTCTGAATATCTCCTCTTCCATATATG cTTCCTTACCAAAACCTGAAATGGAGACAGAGCTCAAGGGGTCTTTCATTGAGCTGAGAAAGGCTATTTTTCAGCTGAACTCGATGGATTCCTCCTTGCTATTCACG GCTCAGGCTCTTCTCCGTTGGCATGCTAATCATCAGTTCTGCAGCAGAAGTGGGCAGCCCACCAAGAAGAATATGGCTGGCAGCAAGCGTGTGTGCCCTTCCAGTAAGATCATATATTATCCACAG ATGGCTCCTGTGGTGATCACTCTAGTGTCAGATGGGGTCCGATGCCTGCTTGCCCGCCAGAGCTCCTTTCCCAAGGGACTATATTCTGCCTTGGCAGGTTTTTGTGATATAG GTGAAAGTGTGGAAGAAGCTGTCCGGCGGGAAGTCGCAGAAGAGGTGGGATTGGAAGTGGAAAGACTAGAGTACTCTGCTTCCCAGCACTGGCCCTTTCCCAATAGCTCACTCATGATTGCTTGTCATGCAACTGTGAAACCAGGGCAGACAGAG ATCCAGGTGAACTTGAGAGAACTAGAGGCAGCTGCCTGGTTCAGTCATGATGAGGTGGCCACAGCGCTGAGGAGAAAGGGCCCCTATATTCAGCAAGAGAATGAGACACTCCCATTCTCTTTGCCCCCCAGGTTAGCCATTGCCCACCAACTGATTAAGGAGTGGATGGAAAGACATGCCTGTTCTTCCCGGCTTGCCTAG
- the Nudt13 gene encoding NAD(P)H pyrophosphatase NUDT13, mitochondrial isoform X4 translates to MAQALLRWHANHQFCSRSGQPTKKNMAGSKRVCPSSKIIYYPQMAPVVITLVSDGVRCLLARQSSFPKGLYSALAGFCDIGESVEEAVRREVAEEVGLEVERLEYSASQHWPFPNSSLMIACHATVKPGQTEIQVNLRELEAAAWFSHDEVATALRRKGPYIQQENETLPFSLPPRLAIAHQLIKEWMERHACSSRLA, encoded by the exons ATG GCTCAGGCTCTTCTCCGTTGGCATGCTAATCATCAGTTCTGCAGCAGAAGTGGGCAGCCCACCAAGAAGAATATGGCTGGCAGCAAGCGTGTGTGCCCTTCCAGTAAGATCATATATTATCCACAG ATGGCTCCTGTGGTGATCACTCTAGTGTCAGATGGGGTCCGATGCCTGCTTGCCCGCCAGAGCTCCTTTCCCAAGGGACTATATTCTGCCTTGGCAGGTTTTTGTGATATAG GTGAAAGTGTGGAAGAAGCTGTCCGGCGGGAAGTCGCAGAAGAGGTGGGATTGGAAGTGGAAAGACTAGAGTACTCTGCTTCCCAGCACTGGCCCTTTCCCAATAGCTCACTCATGATTGCTTGTCATGCAACTGTGAAACCAGGGCAGACAGAG ATCCAGGTGAACTTGAGAGAACTAGAGGCAGCTGCCTGGTTCAGTCATGATGAGGTGGCCACAGCGCTGAGGAGAAAGGGCCCCTATATTCAGCAAGAGAATGAGACACTCCCATTCTCTTTGCCCCCCAGGTTAGCCATTGCCCACCAACTGATTAAGGAGTGGATGGAAAGACATGCCTGTTCTTCCCGGCTTGCCTAG
- the Nudt13 gene encoding NAD(P)H pyrophosphatase NUDT13, mitochondrial isoform X3, whose protein sequence is METELKGSFIELRKAIFQLNSMDSSLLFTAQALLRWHANHQFCSRSGQPTKKNMAGSKRVCPSSKIIYYPQMAPVVITLVSDGVRCLLARQSSFPKGLYSALAGFCDIGESVEEAVRREVAEEVGLEVERLEYSASQHWPFPNSSLMIACHATVKPGQTEIQVNLRELEAAAWFSHDEVATALRRKGPYIQQENETLPFSLPPRLAIAHQLIKEWMERHACSSRLA, encoded by the exons ATGGAGACAGAGCTCAAGGGGTCTTTCATTGAGCTGAGAAAGGCTATTTTTCAGCTGAACTCGATGGATTCCTCCTTGCTATTCACG GCTCAGGCTCTTCTCCGTTGGCATGCTAATCATCAGTTCTGCAGCAGAAGTGGGCAGCCCACCAAGAAGAATATGGCTGGCAGCAAGCGTGTGTGCCCTTCCAGTAAGATCATATATTATCCACAG ATGGCTCCTGTGGTGATCACTCTAGTGTCAGATGGGGTCCGATGCCTGCTTGCCCGCCAGAGCTCCTTTCCCAAGGGACTATATTCTGCCTTGGCAGGTTTTTGTGATATAG GTGAAAGTGTGGAAGAAGCTGTCCGGCGGGAAGTCGCAGAAGAGGTGGGATTGGAAGTGGAAAGACTAGAGTACTCTGCTTCCCAGCACTGGCCCTTTCCCAATAGCTCACTCATGATTGCTTGTCATGCAACTGTGAAACCAGGGCAGACAGAG ATCCAGGTGAACTTGAGAGAACTAGAGGCAGCTGCCTGGTTCAGTCATGATGAGGTGGCCACAGCGCTGAGGAGAAAGGGCCCCTATATTCAGCAAGAGAATGAGACACTCCCATTCTCTTTGCCCCCCAGGTTAGCCATTGCCCACCAACTGATTAAGGAGTGGATGGAAAGACATGCCTGTTCTTCCCGGCTTGCCTAG